In one Solanum dulcamara chromosome 1, daSolDulc1.2, whole genome shotgun sequence genomic region, the following are encoded:
- the LOC129883457 gene encoding pto-interacting protein 1 isoform X1, with product MSCFSCCDDDDMHRASDNGPFMTHNSAGNNGGLHATENAQRETQTVNIQPIAVPSIAVDELKDITDNFGVKALIGEGSYGRVYHGVLKSGRAAAIKKLDSSKQPDREFLAQVSMVSRLQDENVVELLGYCVDGGFRVLAYEYALNGSLHDILHGRKGVKGAQPGPVLSWAQRVKIAVGAAKGLEYLHEKAQPHIIHRDIKSSNILLFDDDVAKIADFDLSNQAPDMAARLHSTRVLGTFGYHAPEYAMTGQLSSKSDVYSFGVVLLELLTGRKPVDHTLPRGQQSLVTWAAPRLSEDKVEQCVDARLNTDYPPKAIAKMAAVAALCVQYEADFRPNMSIVVKALQPLLPRPVPS from the exons ATGAGCTGCTTCAGTTGttgtgatgatgatgatatgcacaGAGCTTCAGATAATGGGCCATTCATGACACACAATTCAGCAG GCAACAATGGAGGTCTGCATGCCACAGAAAATGCACAAAGAGAGACACAGACTGTGAATATCCAGCCCATTGCTGTTCCTTCCATCGCTGTTGATGAGTTAAAGGATATCACTGATAACTTTGGTGTGAAAGCTTTGATAGGCGAGGGATCATATGGAAGGGTATACCACGGTGTCCTGAAAAGTGGACGTGCTGCAGCCATTAAAAAATTAGACTCGAGTAAGCAGCCTGATCGAGAATTTTTAGCTCAG GTCTCAATGGTCTCAAGACTACAAGATGAAAATGTGGTTGAATTACTCGGTTATTGTGTGGATGGCGGTTTTCGTGTGCTAGCCTATGAGTATGCCCTGAATGGATCTCTTCATGACATTCTTCATG GAAGAAAAGGCGTGAAAGGTGCGCAGCCAGGTCCAGTATTGTCATGGGCTCAACGAGTTAAAATTGCAGTTGGGGCTGCAAAAGGACTGGAGTACTTGCATGAAAAAGCGCAGCCTCATATCATTCATCGTGATATTAAGTCTAGCAACATTTTACtctttgatgatgatgttgcTAAGATCGCGGATTTTGATTTATCAAATCAAGCCCCTGATATGGCAGCACGTCTTCATTCCACACGTGTTCTTGGGACCTTTGGTTATCATGCACCAGA ATATGCAATGACTGGTCAGTTGAGTTCAAAGAGTGATGTTTATAGCTTTGGCGTTGTGCTCCTGGAACTACTTACTGGCCGTAAACCTGTTGATCATACATTGCCACGTGGGCAACAGAGTCTTGTAACTTGG GCAGCCCCAAGACTTAGTGAAGATAAAGTGGAGCAGTGTGTTGATGCCAGACTAAATACAGATTACCCTCCAAAGGCAATTGCAAAG ATGGCTGCAGTTGCTGCCTTGTGCGTACAATATGAAGCTGACTTCCGACCAAACATGAGCATTGTAGTAAAGGCTCTTCAGCCTTTGTTGCCTCGGCCTGTACCAAGTTAA
- the LOC129883442 gene encoding pentatricopeptide repeat-containing protein At3g06430, chloroplastic-like, which yields MATNSISLSSSSSLFPSPLILPAGGNLCRLFYFRRPLTAVISCRSSSSVAFPKKKHWKQGEYPGFTEQSGFKNNKRPPIKNIKKKLDRKSNAKAWVNTVTEALSDYIEKKQWVQALQVFEMLKEQPFYQSKESTYMKLLVLLGRCGQPGKAQQLFDTMIEEGLEPTPEFYTALVGAYCRSNIIDKAFTILQQMIELPYCQPNVYTYSILIKACVDASRFDLVDSIYEQMAERSIVPNTVTQNIVLSGYGRAGLYEKMEKVLSGMLESTDSRPDIWTMNTILSLFGNKGQVEMMERWYEKFCSFGIEPETRTFNILISAYGKKRMYDKMSSVMEYMRKLSFPWTTSTYNNVIEAFSDVGDAKHMEYTFDQMRAEGVKADTKTFCCLIRGYANAGLFPKVINTVQLAGKLDIPENNSFFSSVIYACAKAEDLLEMERVFKRMKDKGCRLDDTTYSIMVEAYRKEGMTDKVYDLEQEKRMMFASESSDSQEKLELMPT from the exons ATGGCTACCAATTCCATTTCTTTATCTTCTTCATCCTCTCTCTTTCCCTCTCCTCTAATTCTTCCCGCCGGCGGTAACCTTTGCCGTCTTTTCTACTTCCGGCGGCCACTGACGGCCGTGATTTCTTGTCGTTCGTCTTCTTCAGTAGCATTTCCGAAGAAAAAGCACTGGAAACAAGGGGAATACCCAGGATTCACTGAACAATCTGGTTTCAAAAACAATAAGAGGCCACCCATAAagaatattaagaaaaaattggATAGAAAGAGCAATGCTAAAGCTTGGGTTAATACTGTTACTGAAGCTCTTTCTGATTATATTGAGAAAAAACAATGGGTTCAAGCTCTTCAG GTATTTGAAATGCTAAAGGAACAACCCTTTTATCAATCGAAAGAAAGTACATATATGAAGCTTCTTGTACTTCTTGGGAGATGTGGGCAACCAGGGAAAGCACAACAACTTTTTGATACAATGATTGAAGAGGGATTGGAACCCACTCCAGAATTCTATACAGCCTTGGTTGGTGCTTACTGTAGAAGCAACATAATTGACAAGGCTTTTACTATTCTTCAACAGATGATTGAGCTCCCTTATTGTCAGCCAAATGTTTATACATACAGTATATTAATTAAGGCATGTGTGGATGCATCCCGGTTTGACCTGGTCGACTCTATTTATGAACAAATGGCTGAACGTTCCATAGTTCCTAATACTGTCACTCAAAATATAGTCTTGAGTGGTTACGGGAGGGCAGGATTATATGAAAAGATGGAGAAAGTGCTTTCGGGAATGCTTGAGAGCACAGACAGCAGACCTGATATATGGACAATGAACACAATTCTGAGCTTATTTGGCAACAAGGGGCAGGTTGAAATGATGGAGAGATGGTATGAAAAGTTTTGTAGTTTTGGTATTGAGCCAGAGACACGAACATTTAATATCCTTATTAGTGCTTATGGGAAGAAAAGGATGTATGATAAGATGTCATCGGTGATGGAGTACATGCGTAAACTTTCATTTCCATGGACAACATCGACTTACAACAACGTCATTGAAGCTTTTTCAGATGTAGGTGATGCAAAGCATATGGAGTACACATTTGATCAAATGCGTGCTGAAGGCGTGAAAGCCGACACCAAGACTTTTTGTTGTCTCATTAGAGGATATGCAAATGCAGGCCTTTTTCCTAAGGTGATTAACACTGTCCAATTAGCTGGGAAGTTGGATATCCCTGAAAACAATTCCTTTTTCAGTTCTGTTATTTATGCTTGTGCAAAGGCAGAGGACTTATTGGAGATGGAGAGAGTTTTCAAGCGAATGAAAGATAAGGGATGCCGACTAGATGACACAACTTACTCTATTATGGTTGAGGCATATAGAAAGGAAGGTATGACAGACAAAGTCTATGATTTAGAGCAAGAAAAACGGATGATGTTTGCCTCAGAGTCCAGCGACAGCCAAGAAAAGCTAGAGCTAATGCCTACTTGA
- the LOC129883434 gene encoding probable receptor-like protein kinase At5g18500 has protein sequence MYYIPKRQEAAFAERCKSGFNKMASDLNFQLSKKTHIFHLKVWVLLAIFVGLFIVVILLLLPFCFSRKKSRKSPDTLPISKIPSVCKEIRVDQNSASNYGSHYRNPLAFQDTYCEKDSDKLLAHSNIDKMKDFDINSRSGSFNYLDKDGAFESGEKRVSGTVNHASHPVNVPSPISGLPEFSHLGWGHWFTLRDLETATNKFSKDNVIGEGGYGIVYRGQLINGTEVAVKKLLNNLGQAEKEFQVEVEAIGHVRHKNLVRLLGYCIEGTHRLLVYECVNNGNLEQWLHGAMQQYGYLTWEARMKILLGTAKALAYLHEAIEPKVVHRDIKSSNILIDDDFNAKISDFGLAKLLGAGKSHITTRVMGTFGYVAPEYANSGLLNEKSDVYSYGVVLLEAITGRDPVDYGRPAPEVNLVDWLKMMVGSKRSEEVVDPTIETRPSTTALKRALLTTLRCLDPDSDKRPTMSQVVRMLESEEYPIPREGRRRRKNQAGAEETDSHNRKSNSDSSDRPILMTKTRSDQRTNA, from the exons atgtaCTATATCCCCAAGAGACAGGAAGCTGCATTTGCAGAGCGCTGCAAGTCTG GTTTCAATAAGATGGCATCTGACCTTAATTTCCAACTATCTAAGAAAACTCATATATTTCATCTCAAGGTGTGGGTTTTATTAGCCATCTTTGTTGGACTTTTTATTGTGGTAATACTTTTGCTGCTGCCGTTTTGTTTTTCTCGTAAAAAATCAAGAAAGTCTCCTGATACACTACCCATAAGCAAAATTCCTTCTGTGTGCAAAGAAATAAGAGTTGATCAAAATTCAGCAAGTAACTATGGGAGCCACTATAGGAATCCCCTTGCATTTCAAGACACATACTGTGAGAAAGATTCCGATAAGCTTTTGGCACATTCAAATATTGACAAGATGAAGGATTTTGACATTAACAGTCGATCAGGctcatttaattatttagacAAAGATGGAGCATTTGAGTCGGGGGAAAAGAGAGTTTCTGGAACAGTAAATCATGCTTCACATCCTGTGAATGTCCCGTCTCCTATCTCTGGTTTGCCTGAGTTCTCTCACCTAGGTTGGGGCCATTGGTTTACTCTGAGGGACCTTGAAACTGCAACCAACAAGTTTTCTAAGGATAATGTCATTGGAGAGGGTGGTTATGGCATTGTTTATCGGGGACAACTGATCAACGGAACTGAAGTTGCTGTTAAAAAGCTATTGAATAATTT AGGACAAGCAGAGAAAGAATTTCAAGTGGAAGTTGAGGCCATCGGTCATGTCCGACATAAGAATTTGGTTAGACTTTTGGGCTACTGTATTGAAGGAACCCACAG GTTACTGGTTTATGAGTGCGTAAACAATGGGAATTTAGAGCAGTGGCTACATGGAGCTATGCAACAGTATGGATACCTTACATGGGAAGCACGGATGAAGATTCTCCTTGGCACTGCTAAAGC TCTTGCATATTTACACGAGGCAATTGAGCCCAAGGTGGTGCATCGTGACATCAAGTCAAGCAACATATTGATAGATGATGACTTCAATGCGAAAATTTCTGATTTTGGTCTGGCCAAGTTGCTAGGTGCAGGGAAGAGTCACATTACGACCAGAGTTATGGGCACCTTCGG ATATGTAGCTCCCGAGTATGCAAATAGTGGTCTCCTGAATGAAAAGAGTGATGTGTACAGCTATGGTGTTGTGCTTCTGGAAGCCATTACTGGAAGAGATCCCGTGGATTATGGTCGCCCTGCTCCCGAG GTGAATCTTGTTGACTGGCTCAAGATGATGGTTGGCAGCAAACGTTCAGAAGAAGTAGTCGATCCAACAATCGAGACAAGGCCTTCCACAACCGCCCTTAAACGAGCTCTATTGACAACTTTAAGATGTCTTGATCCAGATTCTGATAAGAGGCCAACAATGAGTCAAGTTGTTCGAATGCTTGAATCTGAGGAATATCCGATACCACGAGAG GGACGAAGACGGAGAAAGAATCAGGCAGGTGCTGAAGAAACAGACTCTCATAATCGAAAGTCTAACTCAGATAGCAGCGATAGACCAATTTTGATGACGAAAACTCGAAGCGATCAACGAACAAATGCTTAA
- the LOC129883457 gene encoding pto-interacting protein 1 isoform X2 — protein MSCFSCCDDDDMHRASDNGPFMTHNSAGNNGGLHATENAQRETQTVNIQPIAVPSIAVDELKDITDNFGVKALIGEGSYGRVYHGVLKSGRAAAIKKLDSSKQPDREFLAQVSMVSRLQDENVVELLGYCVDGGFRVLAYEYALNGSLHDILHGRKGVKGAQPGPVLSWAQRVKIAVGAAKGLEYLHEKAQPHIIHRDIKSSNILLFDDDVAKIADFDLSNQAPDMAARLHSTRVLGTFGYHAPEYAMTGQLSSKSDVYSFGVVLLELLTGRKPVDHTLPRGQQSLVTWPQDLVKIKWSSVLMPD, from the exons ATGAGCTGCTTCAGTTGttgtgatgatgatgatatgcacaGAGCTTCAGATAATGGGCCATTCATGACACACAATTCAGCAG GCAACAATGGAGGTCTGCATGCCACAGAAAATGCACAAAGAGAGACACAGACTGTGAATATCCAGCCCATTGCTGTTCCTTCCATCGCTGTTGATGAGTTAAAGGATATCACTGATAACTTTGGTGTGAAAGCTTTGATAGGCGAGGGATCATATGGAAGGGTATACCACGGTGTCCTGAAAAGTGGACGTGCTGCAGCCATTAAAAAATTAGACTCGAGTAAGCAGCCTGATCGAGAATTTTTAGCTCAG GTCTCAATGGTCTCAAGACTACAAGATGAAAATGTGGTTGAATTACTCGGTTATTGTGTGGATGGCGGTTTTCGTGTGCTAGCCTATGAGTATGCCCTGAATGGATCTCTTCATGACATTCTTCATG GAAGAAAAGGCGTGAAAGGTGCGCAGCCAGGTCCAGTATTGTCATGGGCTCAACGAGTTAAAATTGCAGTTGGGGCTGCAAAAGGACTGGAGTACTTGCATGAAAAAGCGCAGCCTCATATCATTCATCGTGATATTAAGTCTAGCAACATTTTACtctttgatgatgatgttgcTAAGATCGCGGATTTTGATTTATCAAATCAAGCCCCTGATATGGCAGCACGTCTTCATTCCACACGTGTTCTTGGGACCTTTGGTTATCATGCACCAGA ATATGCAATGACTGGTCAGTTGAGTTCAAAGAGTGATGTTTATAGCTTTGGCGTTGTGCTCCTGGAACTACTTACTGGCCGTAAACCTGTTGATCATACATTGCCACGTGGGCAACAGAGTCTTGTAACTTGG CCCCAAGACTTAGTGAAGATAAAGTGGAGCAGTGTGTTGATGCCAGACTAA
- the LOC129883450 gene encoding S-adenosylmethionine synthase 2 encodes METFLFTSESVNEGHPDKLCDQVSDAVLDACLAQDPESKVACETCTKTNLVMVFGEITTKANIDYEKIVRDTCREIGFVSADVGLDADNCKVLVNIEQQSPDIAQGVHGHLTKRPEEIGAGDQGHMFGYATDETPELMPLSHVLATKLGARLTEVRKNGTCSWLRPDGKTQVTVEYHNDNGAMVPLRVHTVLISTQHDETVTNDEIARDLKEHVIKPVISEKYLDEKTIFHLNPSGRFVIGGPHGDAGLTGRKIIIDTYGGWGAHGGGAFSGKDPTKVDRSGAYIVRQAAKSIVANGLARRCIVQVSYAIGVPEPLSVFVDTYGTGKIPDKEILIIVKENFDFRPGMISINLDLLRGGNGRFLKTAAYGHFGRDDPDFTWEVVKPLKWDKPQA; translated from the coding sequence ATGGAGACTTTCTTGTTCACATCTGAATCAGTCAACGAGGGACATCCTGACAAGCTCTGTGACCAGGTCTCCGATGCAGTGCTTGACGCCTGTCTAGCTCAGGACCCTGAAAGCAAAGTTGCTTGCGAGACTTGTACCAAGACCAACTTGGTTATGGTCTTTGGAGAGATAACCACCAAGGCCAATATTGATTATGAGAAGATCGTACGTGACACTTGCCGTGAAATTGGATTTGTGTCCGCTGATGTTGGTTTGGATGCTGACAATTGCAAGGTCCTTGTGAACATTGAGCAGCAGAGCCCTGATATTGCTCAAGGTGTTCATGGTCATTTGACTAAGCGGCCTGAGGAGATTGGTGCTGGTGACCAGGGTCACATGTTTGGCTATGCCACCGACGAGACACCTGAGTTGATGCCCCTTAGCCATGTTCTTGCTACCAAACTTGGAGCTCGCCTTACTGAGGTTCGCAAGAATGGAACTTGCTCTTGGCTTAGACCCGATGGTAAAACCCAAGTGACTGTTGAGTACCACAATGACAATGGTGCTATGGTTCCTCTACGTGTTCACACTGTTTTGATCTCCACTCAGCATGATGAGACTGttacaaatgatgaaattgCTCGTGATCTGAAAGAGCATGTCATCAAACCTGTGATTTCCGAGAAGTATCTTGATGAGAAGACCATTTTCCACCTCAACCCTTCAGGCCGTTTTGTTATTGGTGGACCTCACGGTGATGCTGGTCTCACTGGCCGTAAGATCATCATTGACACTTACGGAGGTTGGGGTGCTCATGGAGGTGGTGCCTTCTCTGGGAAGGATCCTACCAAGGTCGACAGAAGTGGTGCCTATATCGTGAGGCAAGCCGCTAAGAGCATCGTTGCCAATGGTCTTGCTAGGAGGTGCATTGTTCAGGTTTCATATGCCATTGGTGTTCCCGAACCATTGTCCGTCTTTGTAGACACTTATGGAACTGGGAAGATCCCTGACAAGGAAATTCTCATCATTGTGAAGGAGAACTTTGATTTCAGGCCCGGGATGATTTCCATTAACCTCGATCTACTGAGGGGTGGCAACGGTCGATTCTTGAAGACTGCTGCTTATGGGCATTTTGGTAGAGATGATCCTGACTTCACATGGGAAGTAGTTAAGCCTCTCAAGTGGGACAAGCCTCAAGCTTAA